The following nucleotide sequence is from Coffea eugenioides isolate CCC68of chromosome 10, Ceug_1.0, whole genome shotgun sequence.
CTTCGAAATAAAAAGGTACAAATACCCACAAATAAAAATCCAAAATGATAAATAGCTGCTACAACATAATTGGTAAAAAGAGAATTACGCAAGTGTCTGAATTTTTATTATGTATAACTTGGCCTTAAGATAGACAATGACGACAGGGCGACGGCCAAAACATATTACTAGATTAGGATAAATAACAATCACATATTTGTCTTTTACACGATCGTCTCGTGTTCTGAGTAAATTTTCTGGCAACTGTGAAATTGAGAGATTGGAACTCATACATGATGGGGTTAATTATACTTTGCCCGTTGAACTTGAGCCCTTTACTGCTTTGCCCCTCTAAACTCCAAATATATACACTTTATTCCTTATACCAAAATATCATTGGCTAATTCTTAAACACACATAATAATTGTAACATAATAAATACCTATTTCTTTAATAGTTGCTAAATGCATATAAACATAATTACACAATGCATTTCGATCTTGTAGCCTTAAAATGAATTAGATAATTCACAAAAAAAGAAGTCTAACTAATTCAATGTATTTATCTTAATGCCGATAACAATAatacttatttgaaacgaaacaaaattaattagtgcatttggaatgaaaattacttgcttatattttttattgttgCACTTTTGAATGTGttttatatgagataaaaacattgttcaaaataaaaatgtatTGAAAATGTATTAgagaattttcaattttttaaaaatgtagAATGCAAACAAAATACATAGCAAGGGTATGAATGTGATATAAAATTACCAAATAGCATCTTATTGATTCGTGAAAATCTTGTGACAGCtgtaaagtaaatgaaaattatCAAGACTAATCCGTTTATAATTTAAACGAAGAAAGATAAGCGATGGAAAACTTGTGCATAtgttttaagaatttttaaattcttttttctccACAATACAATTATTCAATTCTTTGGTATTATaccatcttttattttcttaattttttaaatcatatgACTTTGTGTTTTTCCTAATAAAATGTGTCATATTCCGATTAAAAAGTATAGGATTATTCTAAAACTATTATATAAGGGTATTAATgtcattttgttaaaattttggatGGAGAATTCATTATTAACGTTTGACTAGTAAATAAAGGGTGTTCATGGGGCAAACTGTAACTGACCTTACAtgatattgtgaaaacaaaaattgaaccAGCATCTTAAGAATCAATAGCCTATTCAATTTGAAACAAACAAACCCATAATAAGGAAGGCCTTGATAGGGATCGAGATTGAAATAgtaagccttttttttttttttttggaaaaaaatgagttaATGTGGTGTTAATATGAAGGATTTGTCTTGAGAATATCCATTAGACATTAATATTCACTAAGGTGTCGCTGACGAGAAGATTTATaaatgcaaaatgaaattaTAGTAATTGTTAGTGTACACATTTATATGATAAATTAAGGCTATGTTTGATAAatcaattcagcacttaaacttaatggatttagattttTACATATTCAGATGCGTTTGATAATCAAAAATTgtacatctgaattaattaagtggtactgAATTTTTTAGGTAAAATTTACATCCAAATtaaagtgataagttattcacttatcattgaatgtgatatacactcaaatatattagatttaatacttaataattcaataacttaatatattcaaattttaaatttaagaatttaaacttcaatttttgaattttaattttattaaacgCATCCTAAATGTGATTTAAGTGTCTTTGACAAATCCCCACTACGAAATTAACAATTAACAAAGTGGTAAGCAAAGCTCCTTTTGGAAAACGGCACGCATCATGGTGACTGGTCTCATGTCAACCATGAGAGTTAGGCTTAGGAGTTGGGCATTTGCCACTCCTGATCCAAAACCCTATCTCTTCAGATGGATGatgcctttctttcttttccatgaAACCTTTGGCCTGTCACTTCTTTATGTGTACCTCCAACTTTACAAAACCTCTTCTTTCTCTTGTACCTCAATTTTCCTAGAATCCTCGCCCCTCTCCATTGCAAGTTTGCAAGCCGGACCTGGAGCTGTGGAGCATActactgaaaaaaaaatataaaaaatatactaAGTACTTTATTTCGACCTACATTTTTCCAACATGAGATCTATGACTTTGGTAGATTCGTGGGTTCAGACCTGTTCAGTCTTCAATCAACCAAAAACCCATTATAGGTCCTTCAATGGTCTTATCTACAAACCCATGAATAACCCCCAATTCAAACCCAATTTCCTCAAGCAAACGAAGCCCGTCTCTTCCTTCACCATTTCAGCGATCATAACAAGGGAAGAAGAAACAATTGATGCCGAGAAAGACCAAGAATCCAAGGACTCTTCGACCCTTTTCAACTTCAAATCCTACATGGTTGAAAAGGCCAATATAGTCAATAAAGCATTGGACGACTCCGTTTCCGTCAAGAACCCACCGAAGATCCACGAAGCAATGCGCTATTCTTTATTAGCCGGCGGCAAGAGGGTTCGTCCCATGCTCTGCATCGCCGCCTGCGAGCTCGTCGGGGGCCATCAGTCTCAAGCCATGCCGGCCGCCTGCGCTGTGGAAATGATCCACACAATGTCCTTAATCCACGATGATTTGCCGTGCATGGACAACGACGACTTCCGGCGAGGAAAACCTACGAATCATAAAGTCTTCGGAGAGGACGTGGCAGTCCTCGCCGGCGATTCCCTGCTGGCCTTCGCCTTCGAGTACATCGTCACGGCGACCACAGGGGTAGCACCAGCCAGAGTCTTGGCCGCAGTTGGAGAATTAGCAAAATCAATCGGGACTGAAGGCTTAGTCGCGGGCCAAGTTGTCGATTTGGCCTCCACCGGACAGGCTGATGTTGGATTAGACCAGCTGGAATTCATTCATCTACACAAAACGGCGGCGCTATTGGAAGCCTCAGTAGTTTTGGGAGCAATTTTGGGTGGTGGGACTCCAGATGGAGTTGAAAAACTGCGGAGATTTGCAAGGTGCATTGGGCTGTTATTTCAGGTGGTGGATGATATTCTTGATGTGACAAAATCTTCCGAGGAATTGGGCAAAACAGCAGGGAAAGATCTTGTAACAGATAAGGTTACTTATCCGAAAATGATGGGGTTAGACAAGGCTAGGGAGTTTGCTGAGAAGTTGAACGAGGATGCCAAACAGCAGTTGTCTGAATTTGATCCGGATAAAGCAGCTCCTTTAATTGCATTGGCGGATTATATTGCTCATAGGGATAACTAGAGTTTTGGGATTCCAAGCTTTGTATCTGATCTATGTTTATAACAACATTACTTAGATTATAGCTAAGGGCAAATGGTATACTTGTCTGAAGATTTTCAGGATCCCAAACTGCAGTTTCGGATCATTGTTGTAACTTTTTCCTTTAGCGCTATTCCATGAAAAGTTAGACCATCTTGGCATTTGCATGTTTCTTTATTTCCCACAATGCAGCTGAAAACTGATGTATCTACCAGTATAAGTATGCAATGCTGCGTTTATCAGTGCAATTTGTATATCTTAGTAGAGTCTTTAGGCTTTGAATAACTGAAAAAATAGTTGCTCTTGCGCATGGCTAAGGAAGAACTGAAGCTTCACCCCCGGCCAATTTGATTGCTACAAACATCACAAATGCCTATTATAAATGGAAGCAGCAAGATCATGTGTATAAATCGCTATCCGTGATTGGGAGAAAACATAAGCAGGAAATTGCAAATTGTCAAGATTAGTCATCCTTCAGCAGTTGCTTGAGCATGGGGAGGTGGTGAAGAAGGACAataaaaaagtaagaaaatgggAACGCGCATTATTTGGAATGTCTGATTGAGCGGGCATTTGATCGAACACTTGAGTTGCATCAAGCAGGAGGACTACGTATTACGGACGCCTTCTCACCAGGTCCCTTTCTCACATGATACCTATCATATAAAACGGACGGGTCCCTTTCTCACCAGCGAAGCAAATGCCTTTATCTGCCTTGTGGGGCTTCGCGAGTTCGCTTAAGCTCAAGACCAATCACTTGTAATCTCCGAAGGGGCGGCAGATTCAGCGCGCAGAAAAAAAGATTAAATGAAGGGACGAAAAAGGAGAAACGCCGTTGCCGGGGATCGAACCCGGGTCACCCGCGTGACAGGCGGGAATACTCACCACTATACTACAACGACTTGTTGGATGCTCGTCTTCCCTCAAACTTTCTTAACAGTCTGAATAAAACATTTCGTGGCCCTTCCCTTCTCAGGCTTTATTGCTGTGTTTTGGTTCATTTATCCTGGTTCCAACTTTGGAACTGTTGTGAGTTCCCAGAATTTAGGGAACTTAAGCAACCaatatttgaaacaaaataCAGATTTGAGCCCTTCGTGAATCCAATTTCGCTAAAAACCAGCCTAAATAAATGCACTGCTCCTTTAATGTTCTGCAATTATAGGTAAGTTGAGGATTGACAGTGTTTGAAATTATGAATAGGGTCCCCTAATAAGCCATCTCTGATATTTGCTtgtctttttctcttcttaaaTGCCCAAATTTGTTCATCTGCTTTACCCCCAGGCTGTAGCTACAAGGAATAAAAAGGGGAAACTTCTAGCCACTAATTGGCaaaaaattattcacatatatACAGCTTAAAAGAAGAAGCTGTAGCACTAGGCGAGGGGGTAGTTACCAGTCAGTCGTTATGTAGTTTTGGTAGTAGGATATGTGAGAATATAATACAGTACCAAGtagaaagaaaattttaagaCGTAGTACATTCCCATCTTCTAACGCCCAGAAGCAGAACTATTCCCCAATTCCATAATTCTAAGAAGAAAACACTGCCGAAAATTACGACTTTCAGAATCTGATATGCAAGGCCTCCATCCGCACCTTGTGGAAAAACAGGTAAAGACAAGCCGCTATTAGGTTACGATCGATCCAGCTGAAGCCCCAAACTTTTTATCAATGCAAGCACAGACGAGATAAGCTACTCTCACAAGTTACCCACTTCAATCAAGAATTGCCATCATGTAGCCCTTTTTAGCCAATTCGCCAGGCAAATAATCATGCTCTGGGGCTGCAAATCTTATAGTTTTGCAGTTTCGGTCCTTTCTACAATTTCTACCACTAGCATCGGCCATCAGCTAGACAAAAAGCAGACAGTTGGAAGGAAACAATTAGTTTTAATAATTAAAGGTACATATTGCTTAAACATGAAGCACCCATCCGAGAACTTGTACAAACAGTTCCAAGTAAAAGCAACTTACAGTAAGCAAATGCCTTCTAGAAAAGGTCAACAAGTACTGGATTGCAAGAAACATCCTTGATCCGAGCGTACATCATCTCAAGCTTCATCTATCTCtcctccttttgagaaaatattttGTATCTTGAAAGTGTAGGGGTTCATTGCCCCAACAGTTCCAACCAGCACCTAATTCTCGAGCAAATAGTTCAAGACGACGACAATCCTTAGAGCCTGGAACATACTCTAGCAGCAAGTCTAAAAGCATCCAAATTTTTTGGGGAACTTTCATCAGTTAGAGCAATGAGATGTGATAAGAGTATGAGACAAGACCTTAACATCTTTTCAAGGACATAGAGCTCTCATAAATAACAAAAGCTATGGAGGTTTAGCAGAAAAAGGAAATGATGGCTGGGATAGAGAGCAGAAAAAGGAAATGTTGTACTTCAACATAGAAACATGGATACCTCCTATTGGGGGTTTCCTTGAGTAATCACCAGGGACACTGATAAATACTTGATTATCTGGTATAGGAACATGTCCTGACAATTCAACTACATCTACATCCTGCAAGGAGTAGTGCAAGAAACTGACAGATGTTAACTTACCGTGTTCATGACTTTGACAACCATCTAGAAAAGGAGCAGCTCACCTTTTGAGAAGAATAACCGAGGACAAGGCATTCATATGGTCTGTGATGAAAGAGATCCAGCTGGCTAATCAATTGGCCATCTGCCTTTACCTGTATCGAGAAAAAGAATACAACAGCataaaacaaaagcaaaggaATGCAGAATTTGTGGATATGAGAACGAATACCTTCAACCAGTAAAAGGTCGCTGCATATGTGACCCCCCACGAGGGAAACAATTCATTCTCTACAAACCTCCTAAGCTTTTCCCTATTTGTCACCCACAAGGCTACCAATGCTCCACTCGTATGAGTTAGTTGCTCGATAGGAAGGGATAAGAAGTAACGATTTGGCAAAGTATGGTACCTGCAAAGGAGTGTGGTAAACCTACAAATAAATCGAGCATAATAGTAGTGACTACCATACACTAAAATCAGAAATGCAACTTAAACTGTTATATGCAGAGTCTTGGAATGAGAAAGATGTAATACTACAGATTGCAGGATaaatttctttttcccctcttttGATCCGTGTTCAAGGGAAATATGAGGAATTCAAGTGAGTACTATGCACCTCTCCATGAACCGATTATCACcagaaaagaagaaggaaaaacagATGCTATTAATCATTGGGTTGCTCGTTGTTCCAGTGAATGAACTTTAAACAAGATTTCTACAcaccattaaaaaaaaaggtatctAGATGGccaaatgcaagaaaaaaagGCAGAATGCAGCAGAAACCATAGTCACATACTTCAGTTTCTGGTGAGCGCTGCTGTTCTCCCATGGTGGGTCAATCAATATGAGATTGAAGCCGCTTTCACATTCAACTGCAAGAAATCATTTCTAGATCCATAGTTTGTTGAATGTGATGCCAATGCTATATAAATCTGTCTCCTTATAAAGctccaacccaacatcacatgAATATAAAGGAGAGTGAGACAGGGAAAATTAAGAACCAACTAGGCTTAGCACTGTACAGACCCCCAACACTCTAGATCTTCTCCAAaaagtttgataaattttcatttatacAACATTTAATAGCAGACCACACCGCAATTTTAGATCGTATGGGCAAATCCAGAAAGTTAAGCGCTTAGTTTACagaaaccaaaacaaaagaacTGTACTTTACATATATTATGGAAAATAATCAACTTTGTAAAAGTTGAGTGTCCATCCATGCACTCATTTTTCTAGCATAAAGATATACTAATAGACATACATTAACATTGTCAGAGATCACATTTCCATATTCAAATGTAAATGTTTTACATGGAATTTACCTGGAACCAAATTATGAATCTCCTTTAAATCAGACTTCCAAGTGACATGAAGAACAAATCATAAAGAGTATGTCAGAAATTGATCAATTTTGTAGCTATATAACAGAAACAGTATCTCTTGGAGTATCTAGAACTAACAATATTGAACACAAGAACAAAAAGGCCATAAAATCATGTGAAGAGTAGGCTTCACAATCTTCCTCATGTCACACCAATAGGAACTCAAATTATCCCACGACATACCATATAAAAACAACTTTTCCGAGGAATTATATAATTGCGGTTCAATAATTCAGCCTCTACATCATTGTCTCCGTTGTTGACGACAAAATTGTTAAATACAGGTACAGAAATTTGGTCCCCTGAAAAAGGCcagaagagagaaaaacagtCTTTCTCATACTCCATAAGGAGCCACAGAAAAAACAGATTCGCATATACGACCAGATTCTGAATCCCCCTACTTTTAGACACAAAAATATAACTCCAACTctaaaattaatattagaatCATGCGAAACTTTTCACTGATGCAAGAAAATATAGAATATATTAAACGTTAACCTCAAAGGAGCAGAATTTGTCATGTAAAAAataacaagaagcaaaatagcCCGACAAAGTGTCTTCATTTAAGCGAAACAAACCTCCATCTTGGGTAAAATTCTGATCTTGATCGAAATTAAGACTAATTTCGTAAAGAGGTGATTGCCAAACCCTTCCTAGCTCTACAAAGTTAAGCTCACTGGCCTCCCTCTTCAGCGCACTTCCTCTACATTCTTCATCAGTAAAATGTCCATCACTCCTCAAACCTTTCAAAGCAGCCAACAGCTCAGTGGTTCCAAGCAAAGTTTCATGTGCTTTCAATAGCAACGGTCTCACTTCCTTCAACCAACAAACACCA
It contains:
- the LOC113750089 gene encoding methyltransferase-like protein 2 isoform X1, which codes for MNSPTTHERFSRFLKSGIYRFENSTAIFIDPVRVLNRFYTRFRVSPTAYYSRFFDDDDHNGNSKEETPEAPPDSRKRKRKKEKKPRPLNETELIAQRRHQEVRPLLLKAHETLLGTTELLAALKGLRSDGHFTDEECRGSALKREASELNFVELGRVWQSPLYEISLNFDQDQNFTQDGGDQISVPVFNNFVVNNGDNDVEAELLNRNYIIPRKSCFYMSDLKEIHNLVPVECESGFNLILIDPPWENSSAHQKLKYHTLPNRYFLSLPIEQLTHTSGALVALWVTNREKLRRFVENELFPSWGVTYAATFYWLKVKADGQLISQLDLFHHRPYECLVLGYSSQKDVDVVELSGHVPIPDNQVFISVPGDYSRKPPIGDLLLEYVPGSKDCRRLELFARELGAGWNCWGNEPLHFQDTKYFLKRRRDR
- the LOC113750089 gene encoding methyltransferase-like protein 2 isoform X2, which codes for MNSPTTHERFSRFLKSGIYRFENSTAIFIDPVRVLNRFYTRFRVSPTAYYSRFFDDDDHNGNSKEETPEAPPDSRKRKRKKEKKPRPLNETELIAQRRHQEVRPLLLKAHETLLGTTELLAALKGLRSDGHFTDEECRGSALKREASELNFVELGRVWQSPLYEISLNFDQDQNFTQDGGDQISVPVFNNFVVNNGDNDVEAELLNRNYIIPRKSCFYMSDLKEIHNLVPVECESGFNLILIDPPWENSSAHQKLKYHTLPNRYFLSLPIEQLTHTSGALVALWVTNREKLRRFVENELFPSWGVTYAATFYWLKVKADGQLISQLDLFHHRPYECLVLGYSSQKDVDVVELSGHVPIPDNQVFISVPGDYSRKPPIGGAGWNCWGNEPLHFQDTKYFLKRRRDR
- the LOC113748909 gene encoding geranylgeranyl pyrophosphate synthase, chloroplastic-like, whose product is MRSMTLVDSWVQTCSVFNQPKTHYRSFNGLIYKPMNNPQFKPNFLKQTKPVSSFTISAIITREEETIDAEKDQESKDSSTLFNFKSYMVEKANIVNKALDDSVSVKNPPKIHEAMRYSLLAGGKRVRPMLCIAACELVGGHQSQAMPAACAVEMIHTMSLIHDDLPCMDNDDFRRGKPTNHKVFGEDVAVLAGDSLLAFAFEYIVTATTGVAPARVLAAVGELAKSIGTEGLVAGQVVDLASTGQADVGLDQLEFIHLHKTAALLEASVVLGAILGGGTPDGVEKLRRFARCIGLLFQVVDDILDVTKSSEELGKTAGKDLVTDKVTYPKMMGLDKAREFAEKLNEDAKQQLSEFDPDKAAPLIALADYIAHRDN